Proteins from a single region of Cydia splendana chromosome 9, ilCydSple1.2, whole genome shotgun sequence:
- the LOC134793337 gene encoding tubulin alpha-1 chain-like isoform X3, with the protein MERIRKLADHCSSLQGFFVFHSFGGGTGSGFTSLLMENLSDEFGKKSKLEFAIYPAPQVSTAVVEPYNAVLTTHATISHSDCAFMVDNEAIYEICRRRLSIERPSYANLNRLISQVVSSITASLRFDGALNVDLTEFQTNLVPYPRIHFPLAAYAPVVSADKAYHEGMSVSEITSELFEPQNQMVKCDPQNGKYMACCLLYRGDVVPKDVNAAIAAMKGRSGIRFVDWCPTGFKVGINYQPPTVVAGGDLAQVKRAASMLSNTTAIAEAWGKLDHKFDLMFCKRAFVHWYVGEGMEEGEFSEAREDLATLERDYDEVAIETSDLPGDDEL; encoded by the exons ATGGAGAGGATACGGAAGTTAGCTGACCACTGTTCTAGTCTACAG GGTTTCTTCGTATTCCACTCGTTTGGTGGTGGCACCGGCTCTGGCTTCACGTCGCTGCTGATGGAGAACCTCTCCGACGAGTTCGGCAAGAAGAGCAAGCTGGAGTTCGCCATATACCCCGCACCGCAG GTTTCGACGGCGGTTGTAGAGCCATACAACGCCGTGCTGACCACTCACGCCACCATCTCGCACTCTGACTGTGCCTTCATGGTCGACAACGAGGCCATCTACGAGATCTGCCGTCGGCGACTGTCTATCGAGCGACCCTCTTATGCCAACCTCAACAGACTTATCTCACAG GTGGTATCATCGATCACAGCGTCGCTCCGATTCGACGGTGCGCTCAACGTGGACCTGACGGAGTTCCAGACCAACCTCGTACCCTACCCGCGCATTCACTTCCCTCTCGCCGCTTACGCTCCCGTCGTTTCCGCTGACAAG GCTTACCACGAGGGCATGTCCGTGTCCGAGATCACATCAGAGCTGTTCGAGCCACAGAACCAGATGGTGAAGTGCGACCCTCAGAACGGAAAGTACATGGCATGCTGCCTGCTGTACCGAGGCGACGTGGTGCCTAAG GACGTGAATGCGGCCATAGCCGCGATGAAAGGGCGGTCCGGCATCAGATTTGTGGACTGGTGTCCTACCGGATTCAAG GTGGGCATCAACTACCAACCACCAACAGTCGTAGCTGGAGGTGACCTCGCGCAAGTAAAGCGGGCAGCCTCCATGCTGAGCAACACCACCGCCATCGCCGAGGCGTGGGGCAAGCTCGACCACAAATTTGATCTCATGTTCTGCAAGCGGGCGTTCGTGCACTG GTACGTCGGCGAAGGCATGGAAGAAGGAGAGTTCTCCGAAGCCCGCGAGGACCTGGCGACGTTAGAGAGAGACTACGACGAGGTGGCCATCGAGACCTCCGACCTCCCGGGCGACGACGAGCTATGA
- the LOC134793337 gene encoding tubulin alpha-8 chain-like isoform X1: protein MQRECISVHVGQAGVQMGVACWQLYCLEHGIRPDGTLPVCEADPRSSDSCFNTFFSEADRGKMVPRVVMVDLEPTVIDEIRTGDYRQLYHPEQLITGKEDAANNYARGHYSTGREILLPVMERVRKLADQCTGLQGFFVFHSFGGGTGSGFTSLLMENLSDEFGKKSKLEFAIYPAPQVSTAVVEPYNAVLTTHATISHSDCAFMVDNEAIYEICRRRLSIERPSYANLNRLISQVVSSITASLRFDGALNVDLTEFQTNLVPYPRIHFPLAAYAPVVSADKAYHEGMSVSEITSELFEPQNQMVKCDPQNGKYMACCLLYRGDVVPKDVNAAIAAMKGRSGIRFVDWCPTGFKVGINYQPPTVVAGGDLAQVKRAASMLSNTTAIAEAWGKLDHKFDLMFCKRAFVHWYVGEGMEEGEFSEAREDLATLERDYDEVAIETSDLPGDDEL from the exons ATG CAGCGGGAGTGCATATCGGTCCACGTCGGGCAAGCCGGAGTGCAGATGGGCGTGGCCTGCTGGCAGCTGTACTGCCTCGAGCACGGCATCAGGCCGGATGGAACGCTGCCTGTCTGTGAAGCTGACCCGAGATCCTCGGACTCGTGTTTCAACACGTTCTTCTCTGAGGCGGATAGAGGGAAGATGGTACCACGAGTTGTGATGGTGGATCTTGAGCCTACTGTCATTG ATGAGATCCGCACCGGCGACTACCGACAGCTCTACCACCCTGAACAGCTGATAACAGGCAAGGAAGATGCAGCCAACAATTACGCTCGAGGACACTACTCCACTGGCCGCGAAATCTTGTTGCCTGTCATGGAGAGGGTACGGAAGTTAGCTGACCAGTGCACCGGTCTACAG GGTTTCTTCGTATTCCACTCGTTTGGTGGTGGCACCGGCTCTGGCTTCACGTCGCTGCTGATGGAGAACCTCTCCGACGAGTTCGGCAAGAAGAGCAAGCTGGAGTTCGCCATATACCCCGCACCGCAG GTTTCGACGGCGGTTGTAGAGCCATACAACGCCGTGCTGACCACTCACGCCACCATCTCGCACTCTGACTGTGCCTTCATGGTCGACAACGAGGCCATCTACGAGATCTGCCGTCGGCGACTGTCTATCGAGCGACCCTCTTATGCCAACCTCAACAGACTTATCTCACAG GTGGTATCATCGATCACAGCGTCGCTCCGATTCGACGGTGCGCTCAACGTGGACCTGACGGAGTTCCAGACCAACCTCGTACCCTACCCGCGCATTCACTTCCCTCTCGCCGCTTACGCTCCCGTCGTTTCCGCTGACAAG GCTTACCACGAGGGCATGTCCGTGTCCGAGATCACATCAGAGCTGTTCGAGCCACAGAACCAGATGGTGAAGTGCGACCCTCAGAACGGAAAGTACATGGCATGCTGCCTGCTGTACCGAGGCGACGTGGTGCCTAAG GACGTGAATGCGGCCATAGCCGCGATGAAAGGGCGGTCCGGCATCAGATTTGTGGACTGGTGTCCTACCGGATTCAAG GTGGGCATCAACTACCAACCACCAACAGTCGTAGCTGGAGGTGACCTCGCGCAAGTAAAGCGGGCAGCCTCCATGCTGAGCAACACCACCGCCATCGCCGAGGCGTGGGGCAAGCTCGACCACAAATTTGATCTCATGTTCTGCAAGCGGGCGTTCGTGCACTG GTACGTCGGCGAAGGCATGGAAGAAGGAGAGTTCTCCGAAGCCCGCGAGGACCTGGCGACGTTAGAGAGAGACTACGACGAGGTGGCCATCGAGACCTCCGACCTCCCGGGCGACGACGAGCTATGA
- the LOC134793864 gene encoding leucine-rich repeat-containing protein 74B-like encodes MSSSGFAETVEVLEPKVQESVESVEVSMSEWSSLVMDIEPPNPKRVLYEEGLYDPGSGEICAAYVALSDSAVFRHAYYSYPCVSDPGISDALLGPAPKPFYPDDGQELYLTLCKQMNQTPVRIFHRALLGTKADLSYYCVNPYGIQAMTKSLVDNKTLTSIDLTDNFLNDDACFHLGDMLTTNTILTELNLAGCRIGPSGALRLCAGLPNNKALMVLNLSRNQLGDAGTDHLSQAIFSKSVVREVNLSSNSISGKSAQTLSEALEWNNQITHLDLSRNLLYSFPSGLCNLLIVLSNSQLLKYINISWNSLSGTKLSGAIKQIFMAKNLQHLDISNNRLSNTEVAMDLTVFMANPKKMVTYNVSYNPMKWMEAMLFINKLQSKFVKIQKLYMDGITVNVEFINILNAMKLLPNKQNVEVTYGYVEGLHKAASPDPRETTLNRVEFICKKHKKHKVDIALVIYQLLKEGKDILDTKEFTDALKLAGVSLDEGLTSELASIFPGPISKKGAKRINITQMGEYIKRKWPERKLPPTPPPEPEPIPVPQKGKKGQEVKGKGKGKK; translated from the coding sequence ATGTCTAGCAGCGGGTTTGCTGAGACCGTAGAGGTCTTAGAACCAAAAGTCCAAGAGTCCGTAGAGTCGGTTGAAGTCTCCATGTCTGAATGGTCTTCACTCGTCATGGATATAGAACCCCCTAATCCGAAGAGAGTACTATACGAAGAGGGTCTCTACGACCCAGGAAGTGGAGAAATATGTGCCGCTTACGTCGCTCTGTCTGACAGCGCAGTCTTCAGACATGCTTACTACAGTTACCCCTGCGTCTCCGACCCTGGGATATCAGATGCGTTATTAGGACCAGCGCCTAAACCCTTCTACCCTGACGACGGCCAAGAACTGTACCTAACTTTATGTAAGCAGATGAATCAGACCCCAGTTCGAATTTTCCATAGAGCGCTGCTCGGAACTAAGGCAGACTTGAGCTATTACTGCGTTAATCCTTACGGCATCCAAGCTATGACCAAGAGTCTAGTCGACAATAAAACCCTTACCAGCATTGATTTGACAGACAACTTTTTAAACGACGACGCCTGCTTCCATTTAGGTGATATGTTAACGACTAATACCATTTTAACTGAGTTAAATCTTGCGGGATGTAGGATTGGGCCGAGCGGAGCTCTCAGGCTATGTGCGGGACTGCCAAACAACAAGGCTTTAATGGTGCTCAATCTTAGTCGGAATCAGTTGGGTGATGCCGGTACTGATCACTTATCTCAAGCTATATTCTCCAAATCTGTTGTTCGGGAAGTTAATCTTTCCAGCAATAGTATCAGCGGAAAAAGTGCACAAACTCTCTCTGAGGCTTTAGAGTGGAACAACCAAATAACACACTTAGACCTATCCCGCAACCTTCTGTATTCCTTCCCTTCCGGACTCTGCAACCTACTCATTGTGTTAAGCAACAGCCAGttacttaaatatataaacatatcATGGAACAGTTTAAGTGGCACCAAACTATCCGGAGCAATAAAACAGATCTTTATGGCAAAAAACTTGCAACATTTGGATATCAGCAACAACAGGCTATCGAACACAGAAGTCGCAATGGACCTGACTGTctttatggcaaaccccaagaAAATGGTCACTTATAACGTTTCATACAACCCGATGAAATGGATGGAGGCCATgctctttataaataaattacaatccAAGTTTGTTAAAATACAGAAACTTTATATGGATGGTATCACTGTAAATGTagagtttataaatattttaaacgctATGAAGCTATTACCAAATAAACAAAACGTAGAAGTAACTTACGGATATGTAGAAGGATTACACAAGGCAGCAAGTCCAGACCCAAGAGAAACGACGCTGAACAGAGTAGAGTTTATTTGCAAGAAGCATAAGAAACATAAAGTGGATATAGCGCTAGTGATTTACCAACTACTGAAGGAGGGAAAAGATATACTAGATACTAAGGAATTTACTGACGCGCTTAAATTAGCAGGAGTTTCTTTAGATGAAGGGCTTACATCAGAGTTGGCTAGCATTTTTCCTGGGCCTATCTCTAAAAAAGGGGCAAAGAGGATTAATATTACGCAGATGGGGGAGTATATAAAGAGGAAGTGGCCTGAGAGGAAGCTTCCACCGACGCCGCCGCCTGAACCGGAGCCAATCCCTGTTCCACAGAAGGGGAAGAAAGGGCAAGAAGTTAAGGGGAAGGGGAAGGGAAAGAAGTAG
- the LOC134793337 gene encoding tubulin alpha-8 chain-like isoform X2, whose protein sequence is MRECISVHVGQAGVQMGVACWQLYCLEHGIRPDGTLPVCEADPRSSDSCFNTFFSEADRGKMVPRVVMVDLEPTVIDEIRTGDYRQLYHPEQLITGKEDAANNYARGHYSTGREILLPVMERVRKLADQCTGLQGFFVFHSFGGGTGSGFTSLLMENLSDEFGKKSKLEFAIYPAPQVSTAVVEPYNAVLTTHATISHSDCAFMVDNEAIYEICRRRLSIERPSYANLNRLISQVVSSITASLRFDGALNVDLTEFQTNLVPYPRIHFPLAAYAPVVSADKAYHEGMSVSEITSELFEPQNQMVKCDPQNGKYMACCLLYRGDVVPKDVNAAIAAMKGRSGIRFVDWCPTGFKVGINYQPPTVVAGGDLAQVKRAASMLSNTTAIAEAWGKLDHKFDLMFCKRAFVHWYVGEGMEEGEFSEAREDLATLERDYDEVAIETSDLPGDDEL, encoded by the exons ATG CGGGAGTGCATATCGGTCCACGTCGGGCAAGCCGGAGTGCAGATGGGCGTGGCCTGCTGGCAGCTGTACTGCCTCGAGCACGGCATCAGGCCGGATGGAACGCTGCCTGTCTGTGAAGCTGACCCGAGATCCTCGGACTCGTGTTTCAACACGTTCTTCTCTGAGGCGGATAGAGGGAAGATGGTACCACGAGTTGTGATGGTGGATCTTGAGCCTACTGTCATTG ATGAGATCCGCACCGGCGACTACCGACAGCTCTACCACCCTGAACAGCTGATAACAGGCAAGGAAGATGCAGCCAACAATTACGCTCGAGGACACTACTCCACTGGCCGCGAAATCTTGTTGCCTGTCATGGAGAGGGTACGGAAGTTAGCTGACCAGTGCACCGGTCTACAG GGTTTCTTCGTATTCCACTCGTTTGGTGGTGGCACCGGCTCTGGCTTCACGTCGCTGCTGATGGAGAACCTCTCCGACGAGTTCGGCAAGAAGAGCAAGCTGGAGTTCGCCATATACCCCGCACCGCAG GTTTCGACGGCGGTTGTAGAGCCATACAACGCCGTGCTGACCACTCACGCCACCATCTCGCACTCTGACTGTGCCTTCATGGTCGACAACGAGGCCATCTACGAGATCTGCCGTCGGCGACTGTCTATCGAGCGACCCTCTTATGCCAACCTCAACAGACTTATCTCACAG GTGGTATCATCGATCACAGCGTCGCTCCGATTCGACGGTGCGCTCAACGTGGACCTGACGGAGTTCCAGACCAACCTCGTACCCTACCCGCGCATTCACTTCCCTCTCGCCGCTTACGCTCCCGTCGTTTCCGCTGACAAG GCTTACCACGAGGGCATGTCCGTGTCCGAGATCACATCAGAGCTGTTCGAGCCACAGAACCAGATGGTGAAGTGCGACCCTCAGAACGGAAAGTACATGGCATGCTGCCTGCTGTACCGAGGCGACGTGGTGCCTAAG GACGTGAATGCGGCCATAGCCGCGATGAAAGGGCGGTCCGGCATCAGATTTGTGGACTGGTGTCCTACCGGATTCAAG GTGGGCATCAACTACCAACCACCAACAGTCGTAGCTGGAGGTGACCTCGCGCAAGTAAAGCGGGCAGCCTCCATGCTGAGCAACACCACCGCCATCGCCGAGGCGTGGGGCAAGCTCGACCACAAATTTGATCTCATGTTCTGCAAGCGGGCGTTCGTGCACTG GTACGTCGGCGAAGGCATGGAAGAAGGAGAGTTCTCCGAAGCCCGCGAGGACCTGGCGACGTTAGAGAGAGACTACGACGAGGTGGCCATCGAGACCTCCGACCTCCCGGGCGACGACGAGCTATGA